The stretch of DNA CCATAGATATTGCTAAGGCGAATATTGAGAAATTCCATACTTCACAAAAGGTAACAGAGGAAATAATAGAAACCAGTCTCGGAGTAAAATGCTGGAGAAAAAGCCTAGCCATAGAGAAGGTAGGACTCTATATCCCTGGTGGGACAGCTCCATTGTTTTCGACTATTCTGATGCTAGGGATTCCTGCTCAAATAGCAGCTTGTAAAGAGATTATTATGTGTACGCCTTGTGATGAAAATGGCCTGATAAATCCAGCTGTTTTATATACAGCTCAGTTGATTGGGATTAACAAGGTATACAAAGTTGGAGGAGCTCAAGCAATTGCTGCTATGGCTTTTGGAACGGAAACTATCACACCCGTTTACAAGATTTTTGGCCCAGGAAATCAATATGTGACTAAAGCTAAAGAACTCGTCCAACAAATGGGTATAGCCATTGATATGCCAGCTGGTCCCAGTGAAGTGTTGGTGATTGCTGACGAGACCAGCCTCCCCCAATTTATTGCAGCTGATTTGCTTTCTCAAGCCGAACATGGAAGCGATAGCCAAGTGATTTTGTTAAGCGACCAAGAATCTGTTTTAGAGGAAGCCATGATGGCTATTTCGGAGCAGATCAAAGAATTACCACGAGCTGAGATAGCTAAACAGGCCTTGGAAAATAGCAAATTCATTCTGTTGGAGAATATGAGTGATTGTTTCAGATTTAGTAATCAATATGCACCAGAGCATTTAATTATAGCCTCCGAAAAAGCCAACGATTATGTTGAAAAAGTGATGAATGCTGGTTCCGTCTTTTTAGGGAATTATTCCTGTGAAAGTGCTGGAGATTATGCCAGTGGAACCAATCATACATTACCCACCAATGGTTTTGCTAGAAATTATAGCGGTGTTTCATTAGATAGCTTTATGAAGAAAATCACTTTTCAAGAACTCAGTAAAGCAGGAATA from Lentimicrobium sp. L6 encodes:
- the hisD gene encoding histidinol dehydrogenase, with product MNIIKNSKEMDWPLLMQRPQIETRKLSELVYSIFEEVKKNGDSALKNYALQFEKAELNSLQVSNVEFEQAEGLVPQALKDAIDIAKANIEKFHTSQKVTEEIIETSLGVKCWRKSLAIEKVGLYIPGGTAPLFSTILMLGIPAQIAACKEIIMCTPCDENGLINPAVLYTAQLIGINKVYKVGGAQAIAAMAFGTETITPVYKIFGPGNQYVTKAKELVQQMGIAIDMPAGPSEVLVIADETSLPQFIAADLLSQAEHGSDSQVILLSDQESVLEEAMMAISEQIKELPRAEIAKQALENSKFILLENMSDCFRFSNQYAPEHLIIASEKANDYVEKVMNAGSVFLGNYSCESAGDYASGTNHTLPTNGFARNYSGVSLDSFMKKITFQELSKAGISNLGKTIEVMAEAEGLMAHKNAVSIRLKEIENV